From one Salinibacterium hongtaonis genomic stretch:
- a CDS encoding YajQ family cyclic di-GMP-binding protein — protein sequence MADSTFDIVSKVDKMEADNALHQAQKELSQRYDFKNVGASVDWSGEKLLLKASSEERVKAVLEVLEQKFIKRGISLRSLDAGEPFPSGKEYRIEASLKQGIAQEDAKKINKIIRDEGPKGVKSQIQGDELRVSSKSRDDLQATMALLKGADLDVDLQFVNFR from the coding sequence ATGGCAGATTCAACTTTTGACATCGTCAGCAAGGTCGACAAGATGGAGGCCGACAACGCGCTCCACCAGGCGCAGAAGGAACTCTCTCAGCGCTACGACTTTAAGAACGTCGGAGCATCCGTCGACTGGAGCGGCGAAAAGCTGCTGCTCAAGGCCAGCTCGGAGGAGCGGGTCAAGGCCGTGCTCGAGGTTCTCGAACAAAAGTTCATCAAGCGCGGCATCAGCCTGCGCAGCCTCGACGCCGGGGAGCCGTTCCCCTCTGGCAAGGAGTACCGCATCGAAGCGAGCCTTAAGCAGGGCATCGCGCAGGAGGATGCGAAGAAGATCAACAAGATCATTCGCGACGAGGGCCCGAAGGGCGTGAAGAGCCAGATCCAGGGTGACGAACTGCGGGTCAGCTCCAAGAGCCGGGACGACCTTCAGGCCACGATGGCGCTGCTCAAGGGGGCCGACCTTGACGTGGACCTTCAGTTCGTGAACTTCAGGTAG
- a CDS encoding lytic transglycosylase domain-containing protein, producing the protein MRYPSPNAAKPRGEGPDGRDKRSRRPTEWALVGGIAAGVIALGGTVAIVAMLLTPTGDQTSTSEAPRQSDAAYAAPSLLPPEAEVPAPGAVGRADHDWVRATAQATGIPERALAAYAGAALFKSTDRADCGIGWNHLAAIGLIESDHGRYGGSTIATDGTTVPPIYGIALDGNGVASIPDSDGGTIDADATHDRAVGPMQIIPGTWRNWHVDGNSDGVEDPQNIDDAVIAASNYLCRSSPDMVDEDGWRAGIHAYNRSDAYAHSVADAANRYAEAAATVAFG; encoded by the coding sequence ATGCGTTACCCCTCACCGAATGCCGCAAAGCCACGGGGGGAGGGGCCGGATGGGCGCGATAAGCGCTCCCGGCGACCGACCGAGTGGGCACTCGTCGGCGGCATTGCCGCGGGGGTCATCGCGCTGGGAGGAACCGTAGCGATCGTCGCCATGCTGCTCACTCCGACCGGCGACCAAACGAGCACCTCTGAGGCACCTCGCCAGAGCGACGCGGCCTATGCGGCCCCATCTCTGTTGCCGCCCGAGGCCGAGGTCCCTGCGCCGGGTGCCGTGGGTAGGGCAGACCACGACTGGGTCCGAGCGACAGCCCAAGCAACCGGCATCCCCGAACGGGCGCTCGCCGCCTACGCTGGCGCAGCCCTGTTCAAATCCACCGACCGGGCCGACTGCGGCATCGGATGGAACCACCTCGCCGCGATTGGGCTCATAGAAAGTGACCACGGCCGCTATGGAGGGTCGACCATCGCGACCGATGGCACCACGGTGCCGCCCATCTATGGAATCGCCCTCGACGGAAACGGTGTGGCCAGCATCCCGGATTCCGATGGCGGCACGATCGACGCAGACGCCACCCATGACCGGGCGGTGGGGCCGATGCAGATCATTCCCGGCACGTGGCGCAACTGGCACGTGGACGGCAATAGCGATGGTGTCGAGGACCCGCAGAATATTGACGATGCTGTGATCGCCGCCTCGAATTACCTGTGCCGGTCGAGCCCGGACATGGTGGATGAGGATGGCTGGCGGGCAGGCATCCATGCCTATAACCGGTCGGATGCTTATGCCCATTCAGTGGCAGACGCTGCCAACCGCTATGCCGAGGCGGCGGCGACCGTCGCTTTTGGCTGA
- a CDS encoding LacI family DNA-binding transcriptional regulator, protein MPGIQAVAQLAGVSTATVSRALSGKSNVSEKSKDAVLSAAKELGYVVSSNASSLATGRTRNIGVVVPFLTKWFYTSVLEGAESALLSHGYDLTLYNLAGGGDERRSVFEHFLLRKRVDAVIAISLELTPKELTGLLALDKPVVGVGGPLRGVHTLSIDDVAVAQLATEHLLSLGHTSIAHIGGTKDFERDFHLPTNRRIGYESALEAMGIPVNPGLFRAANFSLEGGYDAAKQLLGSPRDRPTAIFAASDEMAIGAILAARDMGLSVPDDISIVGIDDHELSAFFGLTTVAQFPELQGRMAAELLLDQLHPETRKPGSINTALPFDLVVRSSTARPRSGR, encoded by the coding sequence ATGCCGGGCATCCAAGCGGTGGCGCAGCTCGCCGGAGTAAGCACAGCGACGGTCTCCCGTGCCCTCAGCGGCAAGTCGAACGTGTCAGAAAAGTCCAAGGACGCCGTTCTTTCTGCCGCCAAGGAGCTCGGATACGTCGTCAGCTCCAACGCGTCCAGTTTGGCCACGGGGCGCACGCGAAACATCGGCGTCGTCGTCCCCTTCTTAACAAAGTGGTTCTACACCTCCGTCTTGGAGGGGGCCGAAAGCGCCCTGCTCAGCCACGGTTACGACCTGACCCTCTATAACCTTGCGGGCGGCGGCGACGAGCGGCGCAGCGTGTTCGAGCACTTCTTGCTGCGCAAACGGGTGGATGCGGTGATTGCGATTTCGCTTGAGCTCACCCCCAAGGAGCTCACGGGCCTGCTCGCGCTCGACAAGCCTGTGGTCGGCGTTGGCGGGCCATTGCGCGGCGTTCACACGCTGAGCATCGACGATGTTGCCGTGGCCCAGCTCGCCACCGAGCACCTGCTCTCGCTCGGGCACACGAGCATCGCCCACATCGGCGGCACCAAGGACTTCGAACGCGACTTTCATCTGCCCACGAACCGCCGCATCGGCTACGAGTCAGCACTGGAGGCCATGGGCATCCCCGTGAACCCCGGCCTGTTCCGGGCCGCGAACTTTAGCCTCGAGGGTGGGTACGACGCCGCGAAACAGTTGCTGGGCTCACCGCGCGACCGACCCACGGCGATCTTTGCAGCATCAGATGAGATGGCGATCGGCGCGATTCTCGCCGCCCGCGATATGGGGCTCAGCGTGCCAGACGACATCTCCATCGTCGGAATCGACGACCACGAACTGAGCGCGTTCTTCGGCCTCACCACGGTGGCCCAGTTCCCCGAACTGCAGGGGCGCATGGCCGCCGAGCTGCTGCTCGACCAGCTGCATCCCGAAACCCGCAAGCCTGGTTCCATCAACACGGCGCTGCCCTTCGACCTGGTCGTTCGGTCAAGCACCGCCCGCCCGCGCAGCGGCCGCTAA
- a CDS encoding MMPL family transporter, with amino-acid sequence MASALYRLGLFSARRAWLVIISWLVILGISVGAFLALAGSLSNSFDIPGTASGAVTDQLAEKLPDTAGGTGTVVYRTDDGTPFTEQQKQEISELAESAADIDGVAAVVDPFGAEQQRAEQQQQLASGEAEIAAGRAQLDAGQAQLDAGAQQLTQAQQQVDAARAQAEAAGQAGAAILQQIEAEQAQLDAQKAAIAEQQATLDASRAELEAGVESLELGTKLLSLADGIGTVSQDGSTAIVNVSFVDPRLELSEETKQAVIDHFEETPVDGAEVSFGTDIAQGVPQIFGIGEVIGLLFAAVVLIVMLGSLVAASLPIVTALVGVGVGVTASLAFSGVVDMASVTPVLGVMLGLAVGIDYSLFIVNRHRKQLLAGVPTRESIGLATGTSGTAVVFAGATVVVALLALNVTGVPFLGLMGTVGAVCVAVAVLIAITLAPAILGLVGERLLRRKTRDTIGKPVVEKEVRPMSTVRSIITVLASIIVLLIIAIPALSMRLGLPDGSSEPADSTSYRAFQAVEEEFGAGANGPMLVTATVDGGVDDDDLLATQVQIAETLADLDDVVAVAPIATSDDNTLLAFQVLPAEGPNSESTEELVQEIRALPAIDDNITLGVAGQAAINIDISQSLNDVLPSYLAVVVGLSLLIMIVVFRSLLVPLIATGGFVLSLFATYGLIVAVFQFGWGASLIGIHSTGPILSFLPVILVGILFGLAMDYQLFLASGMREAYIHGSNARLAVAQGFRAGRSVVTAAALIMIAVFGGFIFSESTIIRSIGFGLAFGVLLDAFVVRMLLMPALMHLLGKSAWWLPRWLDKILPNVDIEGAALERDHPVPHPVTGSAQAFAPRQ; translated from the coding sequence ATGGCTAGCGCTTTGTACCGTTTGGGTCTATTTTCTGCGCGGCGCGCCTGGCTTGTGATCATCAGCTGGCTCGTGATCCTCGGCATTTCGGTCGGCGCATTCTTGGCCCTCGCCGGCTCCCTCTCCAACAGCTTCGACATCCCCGGCACCGCATCCGGAGCTGTGACAGACCAGCTCGCCGAGAAGCTGCCTGACACCGCTGGCGGCACCGGCACCGTGGTCTATCGCACCGACGATGGCACCCCCTTTACTGAGCAGCAGAAGCAAGAGATTTCGGAGCTCGCCGAAAGCGCGGCCGACATCGACGGCGTCGCCGCGGTCGTCGACCCCTTTGGCGCGGAACAGCAGCGGGCTGAGCAGCAGCAGCAGCTCGCCTCCGGCGAAGCGGAGATCGCCGCTGGCCGCGCTCAGCTCGATGCCGGTCAGGCCCAGCTCGATGCCGGAGCGCAGCAGCTCACCCAGGCCCAGCAGCAGGTGGATGCCGCCCGCGCCCAGGCCGAAGCGGCGGGCCAGGCCGGTGCTGCCATTCTGCAGCAGATCGAAGCCGAGCAGGCTCAGCTCGACGCACAGAAAGCCGCCATTGCCGAGCAGCAGGCGACCCTGGATGCCTCCCGCGCCGAACTTGAGGCCGGCGTCGAATCCCTCGAACTCGGCACAAAGCTGCTCTCTCTCGCCGATGGCATCGGCACCGTCTCCCAAGACGGCTCCACCGCAATCGTCAACGTCTCGTTCGTCGACCCCCGCCTCGAGCTCTCCGAGGAGACCAAGCAGGCGGTTATCGACCACTTCGAGGAGACCCCCGTCGATGGCGCCGAGGTGTCATTCGGCACCGATATTGCCCAGGGCGTTCCCCAGATCTTCGGCATCGGCGAGGTCATCGGCCTTCTCTTTGCCGCCGTGGTTCTTATCGTCATGCTCGGGTCGCTTGTTGCGGCATCCCTGCCGATCGTTACCGCACTCGTCGGCGTCGGCGTCGGTGTGACCGCATCCCTCGCGTTCTCCGGTGTCGTCGACATGGCATCCGTCACCCCCGTGCTCGGCGTCATGCTCGGCCTCGCGGTAGGCATCGACTACTCCCTGTTTATCGTGAACCGCCACCGCAAGCAGCTGCTCGCCGGTGTGCCGACCCGCGAATCCATCGGGCTCGCTACAGGGACTTCGGGCACCGCCGTCGTGTTCGCCGGGGCGACCGTTGTCGTTGCATTGCTCGCGCTGAATGTGACCGGTGTGCCGTTCCTTGGCCTGATGGGAACGGTCGGCGCCGTGTGTGTTGCGGTCGCCGTGCTCATCGCCATCACCCTGGCCCCCGCCATCCTGGGCCTCGTCGGTGAGCGCCTGCTGCGCCGCAAGACGCGCGACACGATCGGCAAGCCCGTGGTCGAGAAGGAGGTGCGGCCGATGTCGACCGTGCGGTCGATCATCACCGTGCTGGCGAGCATCATCGTGCTGCTCATCATCGCAATCCCTGCCCTCTCGATGCGGCTCGGGCTGCCCGACGGGTCGAGCGAACCGGCCGACTCCACCAGCTACCGCGCCTTCCAAGCCGTGGAGGAGGAGTTCGGTGCCGGAGCCAACGGCCCCATGCTCGTCACCGCTACGGTCGACGGCGGTGTTGACGACGACGACCTGCTCGCAACGCAAGTGCAAATCGCCGAGACCCTGGCGGACCTGGATGATGTGGTCGCCGTCGCCCCGATCGCCACATCAGACGACAACACTCTCCTGGCGTTCCAGGTGTTGCCGGCCGAGGGGCCCAACAGCGAGTCAACAGAAGAACTCGTGCAGGAGATCCGCGCCCTGCCAGCCATTGACGACAACATCACTCTCGGCGTTGCCGGGCAGGCCGCCATCAACATCGACATCTCACAGAGCCTCAACGATGTGCTGCCCAGTTACCTCGCGGTGGTCGTTGGCCTGTCGCTTCTCATCATGATCGTCGTCTTCCGCTCCCTGCTCGTGCCGCTCATCGCCACGGGCGGGTTCGTGCTCTCGCTGTTCGCCACCTACGGGCTCATCGTCGCCGTGTTCCAGTTCGGCTGGGGAGCCAGCCTCATCGGCATCCACAGCACGGGGCCGATCCTGAGCTTCTTGCCGGTGATTCTGGTGGGCATCCTGTTCGGGTTGGCGATGGACTACCAACTCTTCTTGGCATCAGGGATGCGCGAGGCCTACATTCACGGATCCAACGCGCGCCTCGCGGTGGCGCAGGGGTTCAGAGCCGGGCGGTCCGTCGTGACCGCCGCAGCGCTCATCATGATCGCCGTGTTCGGTGGGTTCATCTTCTCGGAGTCCACCATCATCCGCTCGATCGGATTCGGCCTGGCCTTCGGAGTGCTGCTCGACGCGTTCGTCGTGCGCATGCTGCTGATGCCCGCGCTCATGCACCTGCTCGGCAAGTCGGCCTGGTGGCTGCCGCGCTGGCTCGACAAGATTCTGCCCAATGTGGACATCGAGGGTGCCGCGCTTGAGCGCGACCACCCCGTGCCCCATCCTGTGACGGGGTCGGCACAGGCGTTCGCGCCGCGGCAGTAG
- a CDS encoding peptidoglycan DD-metalloendopeptidase family protein, giving the protein MAPSKHSHRAIGRSGRRTTTSPIASSSTSSVTELADSTLIGTVSSFDELLAIGSSHIVAEMPTAETVVPAPAATAPLRRDRSRADKIVTPAKAARAPRTSKARKPSKTAVPALVALRRPAAAPRKSTLRSIISVTAMAGVFAILVSTTTPATAFYSPEQIEAQSQGLASGSTASLATVEPQKVTVNAAAATAAAAGDAVARDSYEAKAVRQQITTLRGNANFDYTNNPFGSVQWPFPGTVPISSGFGSRNVCSYCSSYHLGVDFTPGSGVPIQSVADGVVSQVNISGGGLGNNVMIDHVINGQRVQSVYAHMQWGSIQVAVGQQVSVGTTIGAVGSTGNSTGAHLHLEIHLDGTPVDPYAWLKANAN; this is encoded by the coding sequence GTGGCGCCATCGAAGCACTCGCACCGGGCGATAGGTCGCTCGGGGCGCCGCACCACAACTAGCCCAATTGCTTCTAGCTCGACGTCTTCGGTCACAGAGCTCGCAGATTCGACGCTGATCGGCACTGTTTCTTCCTTCGACGAGCTGCTGGCGATCGGATCGTCGCACATCGTCGCAGAGATGCCAACGGCCGAGACGGTAGTTCCCGCTCCCGCCGCAACCGCGCCGCTCCGTCGCGACCGCAGCCGGGCAGACAAGATCGTCACTCCTGCGAAGGCTGCCAGGGCTCCCCGAACCTCAAAGGCACGCAAGCCTTCCAAGACCGCTGTTCCGGCACTGGTGGCACTGCGTCGGCCGGCCGCCGCCCCCCGCAAGTCGACCCTGCGCTCCATCATCAGCGTGACCGCCATGGCGGGCGTCTTCGCCATTCTCGTCTCGACTACGACTCCGGCGACCGCGTTCTACTCGCCAGAGCAGATCGAAGCTCAGTCCCAGGGGCTCGCATCGGGTTCGACCGCCTCGCTCGCCACGGTAGAGCCGCAGAAGGTCACGGTCAACGCCGCGGCAGCGACGGCCGCAGCCGCGGGCGACGCTGTTGCTCGCGACTCCTATGAGGCCAAGGCTGTTCGTCAGCAGATCACCACGCTGCGCGGTAACGCCAACTTCGACTACACGAACAACCCCTTCGGCAGCGTGCAGTGGCCGTTCCCCGGCACCGTGCCCATCAGCTCGGGCTTCGGCTCGCGCAATGTGTGCTCCTACTGCTCCAGCTACCACCTCGGCGTTGACTTCACCCCGGGCTCCGGTGTGCCGATCCAGTCGGTCGCCGATGGCGTCGTGAGCCAGGTCAACATCTCCGGTGGCGGCCTCGGAAACAACGTCATGATCGACCACGTGATCAACGGACAGCGCGTTCAGAGCGTTTACGCCCACATGCAGTGGGGTTCGATCCAGGTCGCGGTAGGCCAGCAGGTCAGTGTAGGAACCACGATCGGCGCGGTCGGCAGCACGGGCAACTCAACGGGCGCCCACCTGCACCTCGAAATCCACCTCGATGGAACTCCGGTCGACCCCTACGCGTGGCTCAAGGCAAACGCTAACTAG
- a CDS encoding M23 family metallopeptidase: MTRADNGSPQTASFGAAPTGAAGSVPLTRRQMREQERAGADRIAGADRIAGADRMPQAPVTRSTPLVVPPVPQAIVRATTASSPLVAASAPADAATKRRRRVRVRRPQSFMRSAMSMAAMLGVGAILVSTTIPGGALMAGDSAEASQSLGALADINADVQSLGILAGAPIAEAVRDSYTAKAYVKPVPVRGSATAGNPNFSYTNNPGGSIQWPFPSPAPITYGFGPRSACSFCSTYHLGVDFTPGSGVPIQAITDGVVSKVVVSDNSLGNYVVIDHVVNGQRIQSAYAHMQWGSIQVAVGQQVTVGTIVGLVGSTGASTGAHLHLEIHADGTPIDPFAWLKANAN; this comes from the coding sequence ATGACCCGAGCCGATAACGGCAGTCCGCAGACTGCCTCGTTCGGAGCTGCGCCCACCGGTGCGGCAGGATCGGTTCCTCTTACCCGCCGCCAGATGCGCGAGCAGGAACGCGCAGGCGCTGACCGCATCGCGGGCGCTGACCGCATCGCAGGCGCTGACCGGATGCCGCAGGCGCCCGTAACGCGCAGCACCCCGCTTGTCGTTCCGCCCGTGCCGCAAGCCATTGTGCGCGCAACGACCGCGTCCTCACCGCTTGTGGCGGCATCCGCCCCGGCAGATGCCGCGACCAAGCGTCGTCGCCGTGTGCGAGTTCGGCGCCCTCAGAGCTTCATGCGCTCGGCCATGAGCATGGCCGCAATGCTCGGCGTCGGCGCGATTCTCGTCTCAACCACCATCCCCGGTGGCGCGCTTATGGCCGGTGATTCCGCAGAGGCCTCTCAGAGCCTGGGTGCTCTCGCCGACATCAACGCCGATGTGCAGTCGCTCGGCATCCTTGCTGGCGCCCCCATTGCTGAGGCCGTGCGAGACAGCTACACGGCCAAGGCCTACGTCAAGCCGGTTCCTGTGCGCGGCTCGGCCACGGCAGGCAACCCCAACTTCAGCTACACGAACAACCCGGGCGGCAGCATCCAGTGGCCGTTCCCCAGCCCAGCGCCGATCACGTATGGCTTCGGCCCGCGCTCGGCATGTTCGTTCTGCTCCACCTACCACCTTGGTGTCGACTTCACGCCCGGCTCCGGTGTTCCGATCCAGGCCATCACCGACGGGGTCGTGAGCAAGGTCGTCGTCAGCGACAACAGCCTCGGCAACTACGTCGTCATCGATCACGTCGTCAACGGGCAGCGCATCCAGAGCGCTTATGCGCACATGCAGTGGGGATCGATCCAGGTCGCCGTTGGCCAGCAGGTCACCGTTGGCACGATTGTCGGCCTCGTCGGCAGTACTGGGGCATCGACCGGCGCCCACCTGCACCTCGAGATCCACGCTGATGGCACGCCCATCGATCCGTTCGCCTGGCTCAAGGCCAACGCGAACTAG
- a CDS encoding glycoside hydrolase family 13 protein, translating to MRPDTADDNRTPAPEWWRSAVIYQIYPRSFADASGDGIGDLPGITERLDSLAELGVDAIWLSPFYTSPQKDAGYDVSDYCDVDPLFGTLADFDRMLAKAHELGIRVIGDLVPNHSSDQHPWFQQALAAGPGSEERDHYMFREGRGENGELPPNNWQSVFGGPAWTRITEADGTPGPWYLHIFDSSQPDFNWSSTWVREQFLDVLRFWLDRGIDGFRVDVAHGLVKADGLPDWTPPAEAGSMGGVPLEPGVEPELVELAPYWGQEGVHEIYREWRLLLDTYEGDRVLAAEAWVDPLSRIAHWVRPDEMHQAFNFAYLGTTWDAAALRRVIDESITAFGAVGAPSTWVLSNHDVVRHASRLALTAENLQGHGIGPLTEGLPDPVVGLRRARAATALMLALPGSAYIYQGEELGLPEAVDLPDDARQDPTWFRTNGERYGRDGCRVPLPWTADAPAFGFSTTGESWLPQPAGWGAFARDTERGDPESTLELYRLALRLRAERGLGNSTLEWVDGLPEGVLGFATDGITVVANTTGDAVVLPAGDVLLASGPLGENSLPGDTTVWLAR from the coding sequence ATGCGTCCTGACACTGCCGATGACAACCGCACCCCCGCCCCGGAGTGGTGGCGCTCCGCCGTGATCTACCAGATCTACCCGCGGTCATTCGCCGACGCATCGGGCGACGGCATCGGCGACCTCCCCGGAATCACCGAGCGCCTCGACTCGCTCGCCGAACTCGGAGTCGACGCAATCTGGCTGTCGCCGTTCTACACATCACCGCAAAAAGACGCCGGCTACGACGTCTCCGACTACTGCGACGTCGACCCACTCTTCGGCACCCTCGCCGACTTCGACCGGATGCTCGCCAAGGCGCATGAGCTCGGCATCCGGGTTATCGGCGACCTGGTGCCCAACCACTCGTCAGACCAGCATCCGTGGTTTCAGCAGGCCCTTGCGGCTGGCCCCGGCTCTGAGGAGCGCGACCACTACATGTTCCGGGAGGGGCGCGGCGAGAACGGCGAGCTACCGCCCAACAACTGGCAGTCCGTCTTTGGTGGACCCGCATGGACCCGCATCACCGAGGCTGACGGAACCCCTGGCCCCTGGTACCTGCACATCTTCGACTCCTCGCAGCCCGACTTCAACTGGAGCAGCACGTGGGTGCGCGAACAGTTTCTCGACGTTCTGCGCTTCTGGCTCGACCGCGGCATCGACGGCTTTCGCGTCGACGTTGCTCACGGCCTCGTCAAGGCCGACGGCCTGCCCGACTGGACCCCTCCCGCCGAGGCCGGCAGCATGGGCGGCGTGCCGCTTGAGCCGGGCGTCGAGCCCGAGCTCGTGGAACTTGCTCCCTACTGGGGGCAGGAGGGCGTGCATGAGATCTATCGCGAGTGGCGTCTGCTGCTCGACACCTATGAGGGCGACCGTGTGCTTGCCGCCGAGGCGTGGGTGGACCCGCTCAGCCGCATCGCCCACTGGGTGCGCCCGGACGAGATGCACCAGGCCTTCAACTTCGCCTACCTGGGCACCACCTGGGATGCCGCTGCTCTGCGCCGGGTAATCGACGAGTCGATCACCGCATTCGGTGCCGTCGGAGCCCCCAGCACCTGGGTTCTGAGCAACCACGACGTCGTTCGCCACGCCAGCCGACTCGCCCTCACGGCCGAGAACCTGCAGGGCCACGGCATCGGCCCGCTCACCGAGGGTCTGCCCGATCCCGTCGTTGGCCTACGCCGCGCTCGCGCCGCCACGGCTCTCATGCTCGCGCTGCCCGGCAGCGCCTACATCTACCAGGGCGAGGAACTCGGCCTGCCTGAGGCCGTGGACCTGCCCGACGATGCTCGCCAGGACCCCACGTGGTTCCGCACGAACGGCGAGCGGTATGGCCGTGACGGTTGCCGCGTTCCGCTCCCATGGACAGCGGATGCCCCCGCCTTCGGATTCAGCACCACGGGCGAGAGCTGGCTGCCGCAGCCTGCGGGCTGGGGAGCCTTCGCGCGCGACACCGAGCGCGGCGACCCCGAATCCACGCTTGAGCTCTACCGCCTCGCGCTTCGCCTGCGCGCCGAGCGGGGCCTCGGCAACTCCACCCTCGAATGGGTAGATGGCTTGCCGGAGGGCGTTCTCGGGTTTGCAACGGACGGCATCACAGTCGTTGCCAACACCACGGGAGATGCCGTTGTTCTGCCCGCTGGCGATGTGCTGCTGGCCTCTGGCCCGCTGGGCGAGAATTCGCTGCCCGGCGACACCACGGTCTGGCTCGCCCGCTGA
- a CDS encoding sugar ABC transporter substrate-binding protein, translating to MTVKSRSILAAGAIATTAVLGLVGCSGGSGADDSGDTTKLTVWVDAERVDALKGVAASYKEKTGITVDLVSKANADIKDDFTQQAPTGKGPDIVMGAHDWLGELVSNGIVAPIELADKQDEFLEVAYEAATYEGQQYLLPYGVENIALLRNADLVPNPVATYDQMIAAGTFVVESDGQGLANPYHLYPFQTSFGAPVFGSDDEGYDTSDLQIGSDGGYAFADWLATQGKNGTGVIDTELTGDIAKEQFTSGAAAFWLTGPWNVGAAMEAGINVAVDVIPTPGPEAAQPFAGVKGFLLNEQSKNKVAANDFLVNYLGTVEVQNALFDSGNVLPALTESAEYASSDPIVAGFRAVGAEAVPMPASPAMGAVWEFWGQAEGAILNGDDPTTTWEKLVADIQAALDK from the coding sequence ATGACGGTGAAATCGCGCAGCATCCTCGCGGCCGGGGCAATCGCCACGACTGCCGTTCTCGGCCTCGTGGGCTGCTCGGGTGGCTCAGGCGCCGACGACAGCGGCGACACGACCAAGCTCACCGTGTGGGTTGACGCCGAGCGCGTCGACGCGCTCAAGGGCGTCGCGGCCTCCTACAAGGAGAAGACCGGCATCACCGTGGATCTCGTATCCAAGGCCAACGCCGACATCAAGGACGACTTCACACAGCAGGCTCCGACCGGCAAGGGCCCCGACATCGTCATGGGCGCCCACGACTGGCTGGGCGAGCTTGTGAGCAACGGCATCGTTGCCCCCATCGAGCTGGCCGACAAGCAGGACGAGTTTCTCGAGGTTGCCTACGAGGCCGCAACGTATGAAGGCCAGCAGTACCTGCTGCCCTACGGAGTCGAGAACATCGCGCTTCTCCGCAACGCCGATCTCGTGCCTAACCCCGTCGCCACCTACGACCAGATGATCGCCGCTGGCACCTTCGTCGTTGAGTCCGACGGCCAGGGCCTCGCTAACCCGTACCACCTCTACCCGTTCCAGACCTCGTTCGGTGCTCCCGTCTTCGGCAGCGACGATGAGGGATACGACACGAGCGACCTGCAGATCGGCAGCGACGGCGGATACGCATTCGCCGACTGGCTTGCAACTCAGGGCAAGAACGGCACGGGAGTAATCGACACCGAGCTCACGGGTGACATCGCCAAGGAGCAGTTCACGAGCGGCGCGGCAGCCTTCTGGCTCACGGGCCCGTGGAACGTCGGTGCGGCCATGGAGGCGGGCATCAACGTTGCCGTCGACGTGATCCCCACGCCGGGCCCCGAGGCCGCCCAGCCTTTCGCTGGTGTTAAGGGATTCCTGCTGAACGAGCAGAGCAAGAACAAGGTCGCTGCTAACGACTTCCTCGTTAACTACCTCGGTACCGTTGAGGTTCAGAACGCGCTGTTCGACTCGGGCAACGTGCTCCCCGCCCTCACCGAATCGGCCGAATACGCCTCCTCTGACCCGATCGTCGCGGGCTTCCGTGCCGTCGGCGCCGAGGCCGTCCCGATGCCCGCCAGCCCCGCAATGGGTGCCGTGTGGGAGTTCTGGGGCCAGGCAGAGGGTGCAATCCTCAACGGTGACGACCCCACGACCACGTGGGAGAAGCTCGTCGCCGACATCCAGGCAGCTCTCGACAAGTAG